TGAACTTGTAAAAAAGGGTCATCGTCTTGTTGCAGATGATTGTGTAGAAATTCGCCAAGAAGGTGAAAATACATTAGTAGGAAATGCACCACCTTTAATCGACCATTTACTCGAAATTCGTGGAATCGGCATTATCGATATTATGACGTTGTTCGGAGCTAGTGCTGTTCGAAAGCATAAGCGAATTTCATTGGTGATTGATTTAGAAACATGGGATTCTGATAAAACCTATGACCGTTTAGGTTTAGAAACAGAAACGATGAAAATTATTGATACAGAGCTACCTAAGTTAACAATACCAGTACGACCTGGGAGAAACTTATCTGTTATTATAGAGGTTGCTGCAATGAACCATCGGTTAAAGAATCTAGGAATAAATGCAGCAGAAGAATTTTCACGTAGATTAGATAGTGTTATTGAAGCAAACGATGAAGTATAACTAGATTTGTCTTGCTAGTAGGCTGAAAGGAGTAACAGAATATTATGGATTCAATTTTAATGGCTATTAATCCTGTTGCACTGCAACTTGGTCCGATATCCGTTCGGTGGTATGGAGTTATCATTGCGAGTGGGATTATTATTGCCTACTTTGTAGGTCAAAAAGAAATGGTGAAAAGAGGCTTTGGAGAAGATCTTTTAACGGATCTACTGATCTGGGCTGTGCCGATTTCAATTATTTGTGCTCGTATATATTATGTATCATTTGAATGGCCATATTATTCATCACACCCTGGTGAAATCATTCAGATTTGGCATGGTGGTATAGCAATACACGGTGCAATTATCGGTGCATTAATTACAGCTCTTATTTTCTCAAAAAAACGAGGAATAAGCTTCTGGAAACTTGTAGACATATTAGCACCATCCCTAATTATTGGACAAATTGTTGGTCGTTGGGGTAATTTTATGAACCAAGAAGCTTACGGTGGTGTCGTAGATCGTTCATTTTTAGAAAATCTTCATTTACCAAATTGGCTTATCGAGCAAATGAATGTCAATGGTTTTTATCATCATCCTACATTTTTATATGAATCTTCATGGAATTTTGTTGGTTTAATTATTTTACTCCTACTAAGAAAAGCGAACTTACGTCGTGGAGAATTATTTTTAACATATATCATGTGGTATTCATTTGGTCGTTTCTTTATCGAACATATGAGAACAGATAGTTTATTAATTGGTAATTTACGTATAGCACAAATTGTTTCCCTAATTGGTTTAGTAGTTGGAGCTATTTTAATTATTTACAGAAGACTTACTATCAAACCACCTGTTCGATACAAGGATCAATAAAAATTTTATAAAAAATAGATTCGTCGATATTGCAATAGATGATATCTTTAACTTCCTTTCTTACAAGAATTTTAAAGTTTCTATCGTAATACGGCGATTTGTTTATATTAGGGGAAATTTATTGAGATTAAAAAACGTAATAATCGAAAGAATAGACATAAACGAATATTAACTTTTTTACGAAGGAAAAAGGAAGTTGAATGAATATGACAACTAAAGAAATTAAAGGCTTACTATTCGATTTTGATGGTACATTACTAGACACAAACGAATTAATAATCCAAACATTTTTACATGTACTGGAACCTGAATTTCCTGGGAAATTTACAAGAGAAGACATGATTCCGTTTATTGGGCCATCATTAATGGAATCATTTTCTACAATTGATCCAAACAGAGCGGAAGAGTGGGTTCGACAATATCGTATATGGAATGACAAACATCATGATGAATTAGCAAAAGAGTTTGATGGGGTAACATCAACATTATACGCTTTGCGAGAGAAAGGAATAAGATTAGCAATTGTTTCAACGAAGGCTTTAGAATCTTTATCAAAAGGAATTCGCTTATTAGGTATTGAAGATTTAATTGAAGTAGTCGTAAGTATGGATGATGTAAAAAATGTCAAACCTGATCCAGAACCTATACTTCTAGCACTAAAGAAATTGCATTTAGAGAAAGAAAATGTTTTGATGATTGGTGATAACTCACATGATATAATTGGTGGCCAAAATGCTGGTGTTAAAACTGCAGGTGTAGCTTGGTCTTTGAAAGGAGAAGAATTTTTAATGCAATTTAAACCAGATTACATGTTGCATCACATGTCAGATTTATTATTAATAGTAGGGGACCAAGAAAATGCGTAAGACAGAGAGATTTTCAGTGTCAGGGTCTACTTCATTATGGCAAATTTATAAAACGGTATCTTTTTGGAAAGTTGTAAAATGCTTTATGGTTATAGAAATAGCTCGCTACACACCATTTCTATCCGTAAAGAACTGGTTGTATCGTACTTTTTTGAAGATGGAGGTTGGA
This window of the Rummeliibacillus pycnus genome carries:
- the lgt gene encoding prolipoprotein diacylglyceryl transferase, producing MDSILMAINPVALQLGPISVRWYGVIIASGIIIAYFVGQKEMVKRGFGEDLLTDLLIWAVPISIICARIYYVSFEWPYYSSHPGEIIQIWHGGIAIHGAIIGALITALIFSKKRGISFWKLVDILAPSLIIGQIVGRWGNFMNQEAYGGVVDRSFLENLHLPNWLIEQMNVNGFYHHPTFLYESSWNFVGLIILLLLRKANLRRGELFLTYIMWYSFGRFFIEHMRTDSLLIGNLRIAQIVSLIGLVVGAILIIYRRLTIKPPVRYKDQ
- the ppaX gene encoding pyrophosphatase PpaX, whose amino-acid sequence is MTTKEIKGLLFDFDGTLLDTNELIIQTFLHVLEPEFPGKFTREDMIPFIGPSLMESFSTIDPNRAEEWVRQYRIWNDKHHDELAKEFDGVTSTLYALREKGIRLAIVSTKALESLSKGIRLLGIEDLIEVVVSMDDVKNVKPDPEPILLALKKLHLEKENVLMIGDNSHDIIGGQNAGVKTAGVAWSLKGEEFLMQFKPDYMLHHMSDLLLIVGDQENA